A stretch of Salvelinus alpinus chromosome 4, SLU_Salpinus.1, whole genome shotgun sequence DNA encodes these proteins:
- the LOC139573899 gene encoding protein lin-28 homolog A-like isoform X2, with the protein MAEGVCKTEEDEGPSTEEDSESFHGVGVCKWFNVRMGFGFLSMTNREGVPLESPVDVFVHQSKLHMEGFRSLKEGEAVEFTFKKSAKGLESQRVTGPEGTHCVGSERRPKGKSVQKRRSKGDRCYNCGGLDHHAKECKLPPQPKKCHFCQSIAHMVANCPIKAQQSSLRSQEKLSSLKGDEEEHGHSPPSPVSSD; encoded by the exons ATGGCAGAAG GAGTCTGCAAGACCGAAGAGGATGAAGGACCAAGCACGGAGGAGGACTCGGAATCTTTCCACGGTGTTGGCGTATGTAAATGGTTCAACGTGCGCATGGGCTTTGGGTTTTTGTCCATGACCAACAGAGAGGGGGTCCCGCTCGAGTCTCCGGTCGATGTGTTCGTCCATCAG AGTAAGCTGCACATGGAGGGCTTCCGCAGCTTGAAGGAGGGCGAGGCGGTCGAGTTCACTTTCAAGAAGTCAGCCAAAGGCCTGGAGTCCCAGAGAGTCACTGGGCCGGAGGGAACACACTGTGTGGGCAGCGAGAGGAGACCCAAAGGCAAGAGCGTCCAGAAACGCCGCTCCAAAGGAGATAG GTGCTACAACTGCGGAGGCCTGGACCACCATGCCAAGGAGTGCAAGTTGCCACCCCAGCCTAAGAAGTGCCATTTCTGCCAGAGCATTGCCCACATGGTCGCCAACTGCCCAATCAAAGCACAGCAGTCCTCGCTACGTTCTCAGGAAAAGCTCTCCTCCTTGAAAGGAGACGAGGAGGAACACGGCCACTCGCCCCCGTCCCCCGTGAGCTCCGATTGA
- the LOC139573899 gene encoding protein lin-28 homolog A-like isoform X1, with the protein MGSVSNQEFPGVCKTEEDEGPSTEEDSESFHGVGVCKWFNVRMGFGFLSMTNREGVPLESPVDVFVHQSKLHMEGFRSLKEGEAVEFTFKKSAKGLESQRVTGPEGTHCVGSERRPKGKSVQKRRSKGDRCYNCGGLDHHAKECKLPPQPKKCHFCQSIAHMVANCPIKAQQSSLRSQEKLSSLKGDEEEHGHSPPSPVSSD; encoded by the exons atgggttctgtctctaaccAGGAATTCCCAG GAGTCTGCAAGACCGAAGAGGATGAAGGACCAAGCACGGAGGAGGACTCGGAATCTTTCCACGGTGTTGGCGTATGTAAATGGTTCAACGTGCGCATGGGCTTTGGGTTTTTGTCCATGACCAACAGAGAGGGGGTCCCGCTCGAGTCTCCGGTCGATGTGTTCGTCCATCAG AGTAAGCTGCACATGGAGGGCTTCCGCAGCTTGAAGGAGGGCGAGGCGGTCGAGTTCACTTTCAAGAAGTCAGCCAAAGGCCTGGAGTCCCAGAGAGTCACTGGGCCGGAGGGAACACACTGTGTGGGCAGCGAGAGGAGACCCAAAGGCAAGAGCGTCCAGAAACGCCGCTCCAAAGGAGATAG GTGCTACAACTGCGGAGGCCTGGACCACCATGCCAAGGAGTGCAAGTTGCCACCCCAGCCTAAGAAGTGCCATTTCTGCCAGAGCATTGCCCACATGGTCGCCAACTGCCCAATCAAAGCACAGCAGTCCTCGCTACGTTCTCAGGAAAAGCTCTCCTCCTTGAAAGGAGACGAGGAGGAACACGGCCACTCGCCCCCGTCCCCCGTGAGCTCCGATTGA